The Malus domestica chromosome 10, GDT2T_hap1 genome contains a region encoding:
- the LOC103422075 gene encoding GDSL esterase/lipase At1g29670-like, with translation MAANKSSRLGVVFLLGLPLLVLACFFPCSSCHCDVSVNKNTGDHDGEAGAASGGIKGMFVFGSSLVDNGNNNFLPDSLAKADYFPYGIDFPIGPSGRFTNGKNVIDLLGDHLKLPSFVPAFSDPKTKGTKILHGVNFASGASGILDDTGSLAGHVINLNQQIRNFEEVTLPELEAERGRCTTSQSLDDYLFVVGTGGNDYSFNYFLTTSTRNVTLETFTANLTASLSTQLKKLHSLGARKFVLMSINPLGCSPVVRMGRPTHNGCMQKMNRAAHLFNTHLKSLVDGMRAEMPGSALVFVNSYKIIRDIIKNPISKGFKDASTTCCEVASINEGGNGILCKKGGQVCGNRSSLVFFDGLHPTEAVNVQIATKAFASSLKTEVYPTNIERMTTRNM, from the exons ATGGCTGCAAATAAGTCTTCACGTTTGGGAGTAGTTTTCCTTTTAGGCCTCCCCCTCCTAGTCCTTGCTTGCTTCTTTCCCTGCAGTAGCTGCCACTGTGATGTCAGCGTAAACAAAAACACTGGTGATCACGACGGTGAGGCGGGGGCAGCTAGTGGAGGGATCAAAGGCATGTTTGTGTTTGGAAGCTCTTTGGTCGACAATGGCAACAACAACTTCCTCCCGGACTCACTGGCCAAAGCTGATTACTTTCCGTACGGAATCGATTTTCCTATCGGGCCTTCTGGGAGATTTACGAACGGGAAGAATGTTATCGACCTTCTCGGCGACCATCTCAAGCTTCCTTCCTTCGTTCCAGCATTTTCTGACCCCAAAACTAAAGGAACCAAAATCCTTCATGGCGTCAACTTTGCTTCTGGTGCTTCTGGTATTCTTGATGATACTGGTTCTTTAGCG GGGCATGTGATAAATCTGAATCAGCAAATCAGAAACTTTGAGGAGGTAACGTTGCCAGAGTTGGAAGCGGAGCGAGGCCGGTGCACAACCTCTCAGTCACTTGACGACTACTTGTTTGTGGTGGGAACTGGCGGAAACGATTACTCATTCAACTACTTCCTGACCACCTCCACCCGCAACGTCACCCTTGAAACCTTCACTGCCAATCTCACTGCCTCTTTGTCCACACAACTAAAG AAGTTGCACAGTTTAGGAGCTCGAAAGTTTGTGTTGATGTCAATAAATCCATTAGGGTGTAGTCCTGTGGTGAGGATGGGCCGACCAACACATAATGGTTGCATGCAGAAAATGAACCGGGCAGCTCATCTCTTCAATACTCACTTGAAGTCGTTGGTTGATGGTATGAGGGCAGAGATGCCGGGCTCCGCTCTTGTATTTGTTAACTCCTACAAGATCATTAGAGACATTATAAAAAATCCCATCTCCAAAG GATTCAAGGATGCTAGCACTACTTGTTGTGAAGTGGCATCAATAAATGAAGGAGGGAATGGAATTTTGTGCAAAAAGGGAGGCCAAGTGTGCGGAAACAGAAGCAGTCTTGTGTTCTTTGATGGCTTGCATCCAACGGAAGCTGTGAACGTTCAAATAGCAACCAAGGCCTTCGCCTCTTCCCTTAAAACTGAAGTTTATCCCACCAATATTGAGCGAATGACCACACGCAATATGTAG